ggttccggagtggggcccacctgcatggagcCCACATGGACGTGAGTAGCGGGGCAAGGTCCCACACCCCTGGTCTAGGCTCACCAAGATCCTCCCCTAAAAGGAAtaggatcatatcccgaagggataagatcgagatccctaaaaaaggggatagCGATCGATGGGAAAGGAAATGAGAattttccttctccctcttggTCAACGACCCTAGGGGCTTGGAGGGCAAGCCACCAGCCCCCTCAACGCGTATATAAAGGTGGAGAGGTGTTGGGGGCAGCCACCCTTCCACACTTGTCCGTCTTCCTCCCGTTACAACTACTCTACCTCGCGCGGatgcttgacgaagccctgctgtagttccactgccgccaccaccacgtcgtcgtgttggtttagatctcatctacctcctccccctcgcttgttggatcaagaagtAGATGACgccaccgagccaaacgtgtgctaATCTCGGAGGTGCCGCACGTGCTGTGCTTGTGGATGGATCGTGACACaagtacgactacgtcaaccacgATCTTTAGATCGTTGACACTTTCGGTCTAGAAGGGTATGTTGACACACACTCCCATCCGTTGCTAGCACCTTCATAGATAGATCTTTGGGtgtttcgtaggatttttttgtttttccatgcaacgttatCCATCATTATTCACCTACATTCTTACCCATTTCCGCACTCATCAAATGTATGCAGTGTGACAACGACGGTGAATTTATCAACACCTCATTGCACATCTTTTTCTCGAACGACACCATTATTTACTGTCTCTCTTGCCCTCAATGTTCTCCCCGAAACGGCAAGGGCGAGCCCATGATTCGCACTACCAACGATGGCGTTCACACTCTTCTCCTACACGCCAATCTTTTGGGCGAAGGCGTTGCACACCGCCACACACCTCACCCGACGCCCATCCACTAAAACCACACCAAATACCCCCTATTTCCTTCTCACCAGCACACATCCTCGCTATGACCACCTACGAGTTTTCGGCTGCTTATGCTTTTCAAATCTCTACGCCACTAGCCCCCACAAATTAGCTCCTCGGTCCATAAATTAGCTCCAATCCCGCCGTGTCATCATTTCTTGCAATGTTATAACAATACTCCCGTATACCCCACCCACGCCCGCGGTCACACGCGCACCGGCCACACCGGATGCCCTTTCTGCGATCCACCTGCACCCGATCCACTCTGGAATCCACCTcctacctactccctccgttccaaaatactcgtctttctaggcatttcaaatggactcaacatacggacgtatgtagacatattttaaagtttagattcactcattttgcgccgtatgtagttccttgttgaaatctctagaaagacaagtatttaggaacggagggagtacgccAGCGGCCCTTGAATGACCGCCTCATTAATCGGTCAGCTGGTGAGGATTTCCAGCGTTAATCATATGCAATTATTGCGGCCAAAACAAAACATGTTGGTTGACTGGTTCTATTCTATTTTCATGATATTTTTTTTTCACCCAAGTATTATGCGTCTAGGTTACGCCGTTCCTCATTAAAAGCCCTATGCACCTAAACCGAGGACGCACGGTGCTCaccaacacacacaaaaaaaagttgCCCACCAACCCGAAAAGCGAGGACGAGCTGTGGGAGGGAAAACATCGAGCAAAGGCGGGGGAGGAGACGGGACAGCGCCGAGAAGGGAAAATTTCAAAATTTCCGGGGCAATTCACTGGCGCCATCCGACACCAGCTACTCCCGCCCTTCTTCCGCGTCGCGGCGCCATAATCCGAGATCTGACCCCCCTTCCGCCCCCAAAATTCATCACATCAAACACCTCCCGTGTCTCCCGGGGCACCCACCTCCCGAGCTTCCTCCTCATTTCACACCCCACTTCTCCCGCCCTTCCTCGAGCGCGTCTCCATGGCCAAGAAAGGCGCCGGCGGTGAGGAGAGCGTGGTCGTGCCGGGGCAGACGGAGGAGGCCAAGCAAGGCCCTCCCCGGAAGCGCAACCCGTGCCCCGGAATCCGCTGCGTCGGCGGCCGGATCTATGACCCGGAGAACGGGAAGACCTGCCACCAGGTGAGCGCCTGCCGTGGCGCATCTCCCCCATCCTTCTCGATCTGTCGGGGGCGGATTTGGCTGACCCTTCGTTGTTGTTGTTTTCGTCACGCGCTCGCAGTGTCGCCAGAAGACGATGGACTTCTCGGTGGCTTGCACGCAGCCCCGGAAGAAGGGGCTTTGTCCAATCCACTTCTGCCACAAGTGCCTCCTCAACAGGTAAAAGAATTTCTTCACACAGTTTCAAGCCACCATCATCTCCGTGGTCGAGCAAGCTGGCCATCGTAGAGCCTCTTGGTGTGATCTGGTTTGGTTCTTCATGGCTTGTTTAGGTATGGTGAGAACGCCGAGGATATGACCAAGGAGGCGGGCTGGACCTGCCCCAAATGCAGGGGCATCTGCAACTGCAGCTTCTGCAGGTCAGCCAACGAAGCTGATGCACGGTTATACTGGGACTTCTTGTGTATTTCTTGCTTAGCTTGGTTTTGTTTGACAGAAAGAAGAAAGGGGAGACGCCTACAGGAATACTGGCCCATGCTGCCAAGGCGTCAGGGCACTCGTCCGTCCATGATTTGCTGATAAAGGGCTCCGACATGGTGGTTGCTGCACAGACGCTGTCCTCGCTCCCTAAGAAGATCAAGAAGGTACAATTTCTCGCTTGGTAACTCTGCTGTATAATGTAATTGCTCATCATTGTTCATCTGCTTTGTTGGTCCCTTTGTTAGGAACGCAAGGAGGGCAGCTTAAAGAGGGCGCTAGGGACAGATGATGCTAACGGTGGATTGTTCGCTGAAGGGGATGAGAATATTAAGACTGATCTCAATGCACTTCCTTCAGTTCCTATCAaaaagaagctgaagaagatcaagaaggtaCATTTTTGCCTGGCAATTCTCTGTTGTGTAATGTAGTTGTTCGTTATTGTTGATCTGTTTTGCTGGCCCCTTTGTTAGGAACACAAGGAGGGCAACATAAAGAAGGTGCCAGGGACAGGCGATGCTACTGATGGACTGTTGACTGAAGGGGATGAGAATACAAACACTGATCTCAATGCATTTCCTTCAGTTCCTACCAACAAGGagctgaagaagatcaagaaggtgGTACATTTTTTGCTCGGTAATTCTCTATTTTATAATGTAATTGTTTCATTATTACTGATCCGTTTTGCTGGCCCCTTTGTTAGGAACGCAAGAAGGGCAACATAAAGAAGGCCCTAGGGACAGATGATGGTACTGATGGATTGTTGGCTGAAGGGGGTGAGAATGCAAGGACTGATCTCAATGCAGTTCCTTCAGTTCATACTGACAAGGagctgaagaagatcaagaaggtgGTGCATTTTTTGCTTGGTAACTCTCTGTTTTATAATGTAATTGTTCATTATTACTGATCTGTTTTGCTGGCCCCTTTGTTAGGAACGCAAGAAGGGCAACATAAAGAGGGCCCTAGGGACAGATGATGGTACTGATGGATTGTTGGCTCAAGGGGATGACAATACAGGGACTGATCTCAATGCACTTCCTCCAGTTCCCATCAGCAAGAAGCTGAAAAAGGGCAACCGCATGGTAAATGACATGACTGCTGATGAAAAGTGCCCTGTTGAAATTAAGGGCGAACTTCACATTAGGAATGAGAGCACTGATGTCCCAGAGACCAAAATTGAGCTACCCATAGGTACTCCAGTCACTGACATTGCAGGGGCTGAGCTGGAGGTTGATGATGTTGGGTCTGCACTTCAGTTTCATGAATTCTGCCGCACATTTGCAGAGGTACTTATGTCAAGACAATCTTTCAGCTTTTACTTTCTTGTTCTGTTGTGCAATACAAGCGCCATGAGCTCTCTTATGGACTAAAGAAAATATTCTTGTGCTGCATTTGTTTGTATGTTGATGCAAGGTTTGTCATTGGTTATGTATAACTGGTTCTGTTTAAAAAAAGTTTATGTCTGCAGAACAGAAAAAGGTGTTGTTGCATTATGTAATTGTTGTTTCAGCCTTTCAGGCCAATGTTAGAACTAAAGCAAAGTGATGTTAGCAGCTTCTCCTTTTTTTTTACATTATCCTATGTTTGTTCTGTTGTAGAGCAGTCAGCCATGCCATTAGGCTTTGGTGCACATATTTAATCAAATGCAAATAGTATTTTAAAGTTATATAAAATTCATAGTTGTCCAGAATGAGAGTGGCAGCCATGGTGAAATACTGACACGTGATAATGGTAACACTGTTTTGAGACGATCCAAATAAGTTGTCTAAATTTCAAAGATATTTATTTGCTCATGCAGACAATTGCATTTTAAGACTATATTGGTGATCAGGACGTGTGTGTATGCTAGTGCATCTATCTCTGATGATCTGCATGCGTGATTTGACCAACCACCAGAAAGTGTAATATTTGTCTTACATCTTAGATTCATCCTATATTGTCATGGATAATTTTATACACCAGATGATACCCTGCATGCTGTTGTGGGAGTTGGTTGCAATATATTCTAATACTTGTTTGTGTGGAGCGTGAATATTTGGTTAAATTGTAAGATTTTAGAAGGCACAGTGATAGTATATTATATTGAATTGCTTATTTTTCTTAGAGCAGCCTTTTGTCTTCATAAGCTAGTCTTAAAAACAGGTCTTGTTTCCATGGTTTAACATGTTAATATGGCACCTTGTGGCTGTTGGAATATAATTTGTTTTGTAAATGGAATAATGTTGCAAATGATTTTTTTGCGCAGGTGCTTAAAATAAGAAAGGGACAGCCAGAAAAAATTCTTCAAGTCATCACTGGAGGAGGCCGTATCGGGCGAGAGGTGCCTTCAGTTGTTGCTGACCTTCACATTAGTTTGTTATCTGTCatccaagaagacagagaagagaAGTACTTACATTCTGAATTGATATTTCTTTGTTGTTGTGTTTAAACTGATTGTTAAATGACTAAATGAGGTTATTTTGTTCATAGCCCTTCGGACTATTCAAGGAATGGTGATGCTTGGATAATTGATACTGGGAAATATATTAGTGAATCCACAGTTATCTCGAAGGAACTGCCTCTTGATTGTTTAAGTCAAGGGGTATTAGGATATAAAAAATTGAGCCCTTCTTTAAAGCTGCATGTGCTGAATTTTCTGTGTGATGAGGCCCTTTCTACTACGTAAGTACTGCCTACTGTATTTGCTGTAGTAGTTCACTTCGCTATTTTACTTTCATATCAATAATATTTTGTTTTTGTTCAGAACATTAAAGAACTGGGTTCTCAAACAGCATGAAAGTGCAACTGAGAGAAAGGTTGCTGCAAGGGAAAAATTCCGTGCTGTCAAAGAAAAGGTAAGAGAGCTTGGGCAACCTTTTTTATGTGTGTCTAGTCACTTGCTTTTTTTTTACACTAATAAACAACCACTTTCCTCTGGTTTTATAGGAAAAGGAGCTTAAAGAAAAACTAACAATTAAGATGGCTAAACCAAGGTTTTTGAGAAATGGAGCAGAAATTAATAGTCTTGTTTCTCAAATTAAGGAGGCATATGCAGACAAGAAGGCAGTAATAGATGGTCTGAACATTATGAATTTATATATCTACATTTTTTTATCTTTCTGCATCTCATTAGTTCTCTGTATGTTGATGTTTTGCAGTTTCTTTAATATATCTTTTTGTATTGTGCTTGGTTTAGCTTTCTGCACTTTCTTCAAGATTTAGCTTGAGTTTGTGTTCAAGAAATGTCACCAGTTCATTTATACCCCTGTATATGTGAATTCACTTCAGTTTTGTTAATTGAGTGTTAAGCCTGTGTATATTTTCATTGTGGTACTAATATTTTTCTGCAGCTCAACAGAACATTAAACATGTATGCACTTACTAAGTTTCTTAGTTACATGTAGCCATGTGCCTTTTTCTGGATGTGAAGTAACTAAAGAACATGCTCAGCCTTCAGTTTCATTCCAAACAGAACACTGTTTAAAAAATATATATCTTATTCTGTAATGTGCAAGGCACTGAGCTGTGTGAACTAATTATCTTCTGTTACCTCTCAATTATGGCAACATCAGAGGAGAAGCTGGGAGGTCTAGTTAGGAAAAAGCCTGTCAGGATAGACGAAGGGGTTGCGTACTGGAAGCTGGATGGTTATTGTGATAAGACAGCAATAATGCGCCAAGGTTTGTCTGAAGTTATTATGCAATACCCTTCATGTTACTCATTTATATTGTTGTAGTTAGTGACTACTAATATCATATTTGTATCAGAGTTTGACGCAACAGAGAACACTGACAAGTGGTTTATGTTCACCGAGGAAGAAGAAAAAGTAATCAAAGGTCATGTAGCCCCAAGGTAAGGAGTTTGCCATTTATTTAGAAGTTTTTTTTCCCTTTATGAAGATAGTATACTTGTTGTTTAAGAACTATCAATTCACTAAAGTTTAGATCCCCAATTTTTTATTGTTGCACGGTGCTACCGTTATTTGACAAGTCTGTCTAGCAATGTAACCAAAGTATAATCATGAGTTTCTCTTGGTTCCCACTTACTAGTATATGTCCTGTTAGAGATTATTCACATCTAACTTGGGCCCTGTTGTAACTGGTTAATATAGGCCCCAGTTGAAgcgcaaaaacaaaaaacatacctTGGCTGGGCACAATGCTCTACCGATCTCAAGCTCCATGAAAACTCAGACTCCTGTTTCAGCTGTTTGAAGGTATTTATTTGATCCTTTTGCTGTTCATTTTTCCTAGACCCAATGGCATGCCACACTTCCATACAACTGAGACTGAAATGTGTTATGTTACAATGGCACCGTCATGAGAGCGCATTTTTGGAACCTGGGTACATGTGAACCCAATTTTGAAAACTTGGAGAAAGTTGTTTTTGTAAGCTGTGAAAAATTATGAGAAAAGAAAACCCCACACAAGTAGATGGTGGGTGGAAAGTTGTCCTTGTGAATTCCTACCCAACAACTACATGCATGGGTTTCGTTGTAATTTTTCATATGTCAAACACTTAAGAGTGGTGATTTTTGATACGTTTGGAAAAGTGGCTGATGGCAGGTCATTAAATGTTTTGTTTTGGCAGGTGGATGAGCTATGCTAGCTGAGGAATGGGGCGCTGCAGAGGATATAAGTGGCTGAGCTTTGCTGTAGGGAAGTTATGCAACTGCAGAAGAGCCAACAACTATCTGAAGATGCAGTCACAGCATTCTATTCCCTGggtcatgccatgttttgtctggATTGGAACTTTGGAAGTTATTATTTTTACGTCGCAATTGTTCTGTACATGTTATTACTAGTTTAAGGGAAGGTTTCTATGAAACATCCATTGCATTGGTCTGAACAATCATCGTTTGAATGTTGTCACTATGGTTGTATAATCAAtcttcctgtagcatgcatgtaccAACAAATTGACTTCACTGTACTGTATCTGGTGATCATGTTACTCATATGCTCCTACTCTTTTATGGTCATCTTATGCTACTCTGGATGAGAGCTGTGTATGTTATGCCACATATGTCAAACTTATACACGTCATACTGTGGCCTGTTTATGATGTGCATGATCATGCTGTTCTGTTGATCATTGCTTTGCTCCTTTACTGTGGATGTCATGCTGACCATTTTGCTATTTTTCTTCCTATACAAACTTGAAACGTGCATTCATTCTGCTATAAAAATTTGAGTTTCTATGTTACATCCAGTTTGCTTATTTCAAAGCTGTCTACATACTGAATAGAAGCAACATTGCACATACACATTATTTTCTGGAAACTTTTTTCCCCATGTCCATGTTTTTAGAATACGCTGAACCATAGAATCTCTAACTGG
The sequence above is drawn from the Triticum aestivum cultivar Chinese Spring chromosome 7A, IWGSC CS RefSeq v2.1, whole genome shotgun sequence genome and encodes:
- the LOC123149492 gene encoding uncharacterized protein isoform X1, with translation MAKKGAGGEESVVVPGQTEEAKQGPPRKRNPCPGIRCVGGRIYDPENGKTCHQCRQKTMDFSVACTQPRKKGLCPIHFCHKCLLNRYGENAEDMTKEAGWTCPKCRGICNCSFCRKKKGETPTGILAHAAKASGHSSVHDLLIKGSDMVVAAQTLSSLPKKIKKERKEGSLKRALGTDDANGGLFAEGDENIKTDLNALPSVPIKKKLKKIKKEHKEGNIKKVPGTGDATDGLLTEGDENTNTDLNAFPSVPTNKELKKIKKERKKGNIKKALGTDDGTDGLLAEGGENARTDLNAVPSVHTDKELKKIKKERKKGNIKRALGTDDGTDGLLAQGDDNTGTDLNALPPVPISKKLKKGNRMVNDMTADEKCPVEIKGELHIRNESTDVPETKIELPIGTPVTDIAGAELEVDDVGSALQFHEFCRTFAEVLKIRKGQPEKILQVITGGGRIGREVPSVVADLHISLLSVIQEDREENPSDYSRNGDAWIIDTGKYISESTVISKELPLDCLSQGVLGYKKLSPSLKLHVLNFLCDEALSTTTLKNWVLKQHESATERKVAAREKFRAVKEKEKELKEKLTIKMAKPRFLRNGAEINSLVSQIKEAYADKKAVIDEEKLGGLVRKKPVRIDEGVAYWKLDGYCDKTAIMRQEFDATENTDKWFMFTEEEEKVIKGHVAPRPQLKRKNKKHTLAGHNALPISSSMKTQTPVSAV
- the LOC123149492 gene encoding uncharacterized protein isoform X4, which codes for MAKKGAGGEESVVVPGQTEEAKQGPPRKRNPCPGIRCVGGRIYDPENGKTCHQCRQKTMDFSVACTQPRKKGLCPIHFCHKCLLNRYGENAEDMTKEAGWTCPKCRGICNCSFCRKKKGETPTGILAHAAKASGHSSVHDLLIKGSDMVVAAQTLSSLPKKIKKERKEGSLKRALGTDDANGGLFAEGDENIKTDLNALPSVPIKKKLKKIKKERKKGNIKKALGTDDGTDGLLAEGGENARTDLNAVPSVHTDKELKKIKKERKKGNIKRALGTDDGTDGLLAQGDDNTGTDLNALPPVPISKKLKKGNRMVNDMTADEKCPVEIKGELHIRNESTDVPETKIELPIGTPVTDIAGAELEVDDVGSALQFHEFCRTFAEVLKIRKGQPEKILQVITGGGRIGREVPSVVADLHISLLSVIQEDREENPSDYSRNGDAWIIDTGKYISESTVISKELPLDCLSQGVLGYKKLSPSLKLHVLNFLCDEALSTTTLKNWVLKQHESATERKVAAREKFRAVKEKEKELKEKLTIKMAKPRFLRNGAEINSLVSQIKEAYADKKAVIDEEKLGGLVRKKPVRIDEGVAYWKLDGYCDKTAIMRQEFDATENTDKWFMFTEEEEKVIKGHVAPRPQLKRKNKKHTLAGHNALPISSSMKTQTPVSAV
- the LOC123149492 gene encoding uncharacterized protein isoform X7, translating into MAKKGAGGEESVVVPGQTEEAKQGPPRKRNPCPGIRCVGGRIYDPENGKTCHQCRQKTMDFSVACTQPRKKGLCPIHFCHKCLLNRYGENAEDMTKEAGWTCPKCRGICNCSFCRKKKGETPTGILAHAAKASGHSSVHDLLIKGSDMVVAAQTLSSLPKKIKKEHKEGNIKKVPGTGDATDGLLTEGDENTNTDLNAFPSVPTNKELKKIKKERKKGNIKRALGTDDGTDGLLAQGDDNTGTDLNALPPVPISKKLKKGNRMVNDMTADEKCPVEIKGELHIRNESTDVPETKIELPIGTPVTDIAGAELEVDDVGSALQFHEFCRTFAEVLKIRKGQPEKILQVITGGGRIGREVPSVVADLHISLLSVIQEDREENPSDYSRNGDAWIIDTGKYISESTVISKELPLDCLSQGVLGYKKLSPSLKLHVLNFLCDEALSTTTLKNWVLKQHESATERKVAAREKFRAVKEKEKELKEKLTIKMAKPRFLRNGAEINSLVSQIKEAYADKKAVIDEEKLGGLVRKKPVRIDEGVAYWKLDGYCDKTAIMRQEFDATENTDKWFMFTEEEEKVIKGHVAPRPQLKRKNKKHTLAGHNALPISSSMKTQTPVSAV
- the LOC123149492 gene encoding uncharacterized protein isoform X5, whose translation is MAKKGAGGEESVVVPGQTEEAKQGPPRKRNPCPGIRCVGGRIYDPENGKTCHQCRQKTMDFSVACTQPRKKGLCPIHFCHKCLLNRYGENAEDMTKEAGWTCPKCRGICNCSFCRKKKGETPTGILAHAAKASGHSSVHDLLIKGSDMVVAAQTLSSLPKKIKKERKEGSLKRALGTDDANGGLFAEGDENIKTDLNALPSVPIKKKLKKIKKERKKGNIKRALGTDDGTDGLLAQGDDNTGTDLNALPPVPISKKLKKGNRMVNDMTADEKCPVEIKGELHIRNESTDVPETKIELPIGTPVTDIAGAELEVDDVGSALQFHEFCRTFAEVLKIRKGQPEKILQVITGGGRIGREVPSVVADLHISLLSVIQEDREENPSDYSRNGDAWIIDTGKYISESTVISKELPLDCLSQGVLGYKKLSPSLKLHVLNFLCDEALSTTTLKNWVLKQHESATERKVAAREKFRAVKEKEKELKEKLTIKMAKPRFLRNGAEINSLVSQIKEAYADKKAVIDEEKLGGLVRKKPVRIDEGVAYWKLDGYCDKTAIMRQEFDATENTDKWFMFTEEEEKVIKGHVAPRPQLKRKNKKHTLAGHNALPISSSMKTQTPVSAV
- the LOC123149492 gene encoding uncharacterized protein isoform X3, with product MAKKGAGGEESVVVPGQTEEAKQGPPRKRNPCPGIRCVGGRIYDPENGKTCHQCRQKTMDFSVACTQPRKKGLCPIHFCHKCLLNRYGENAEDMTKEAGWTCPKCRGICNCSFCRKKKGETPTGILAHAAKASGHSSVHDLLIKGSDMVVAAQTLSSLPKKIKKERKEGSLKRALGTDDANGGLFAEGDENIKTDLNALPSVPIKKKLKKIKKEHKEGNIKKVPGTGDATDGLLTEGDENTNTDLNAFPSVPTNKELKKIKKERKKGNIKRALGTDDGTDGLLAQGDDNTGTDLNALPPVPISKKLKKGNRMVNDMTADEKCPVEIKGELHIRNESTDVPETKIELPIGTPVTDIAGAELEVDDVGSALQFHEFCRTFAEVLKIRKGQPEKILQVITGGGRIGREVPSVVADLHISLLSVIQEDREENPSDYSRNGDAWIIDTGKYISESTVISKELPLDCLSQGVLGYKKLSPSLKLHVLNFLCDEALSTTTLKNWVLKQHESATERKVAAREKFRAVKEKEKELKEKLTIKMAKPRFLRNGAEINSLVSQIKEAYADKKAVIDEEKLGGLVRKKPVRIDEGVAYWKLDGYCDKTAIMRQEFDATENTDKWFMFTEEEEKVIKGHVAPRPQLKRKNKKHTLAGHNALPISSSMKTQTPVSAV
- the LOC123149492 gene encoding uncharacterized protein isoform X6, producing MAKKGAGGEESVVVPGQTEEAKQGPPRKRNPCPGIRCVGGRIYDPENGKTCHQCRQKTMDFSVACTQPRKKGLCPIHFCHKCLLNRYGENAEDMTKEAGWTCPKCRGICNCSFCRKKKGETPTGILAHAAKASGHSSVHDLLIKGSDMVVAAQTLSSLPKKIKKERKKGNIKKALGTDDGTDGLLAEGGENARTDLNAVPSVHTDKELKKIKKERKKGNIKRALGTDDGTDGLLAQGDDNTGTDLNALPPVPISKKLKKGNRMVNDMTADEKCPVEIKGELHIRNESTDVPETKIELPIGTPVTDIAGAELEVDDVGSALQFHEFCRTFAEVLKIRKGQPEKILQVITGGGRIGREVPSVVADLHISLLSVIQEDREENPSDYSRNGDAWIIDTGKYISESTVISKELPLDCLSQGVLGYKKLSPSLKLHVLNFLCDEALSTTTLKNWVLKQHESATERKVAAREKFRAVKEKEKELKEKLTIKMAKPRFLRNGAEINSLVSQIKEAYADKKAVIDEEKLGGLVRKKPVRIDEGVAYWKLDGYCDKTAIMRQEFDATENTDKWFMFTEEEEKVIKGHVAPRPQLKRKNKKHTLAGHNALPISSSMKTQTPVSAV
- the LOC123149492 gene encoding uncharacterized protein isoform X2, translating into MAKKGAGGEESVVVPGQTEEAKQGPPRKRNPCPGIRCVGGRIYDPENGKTCHQCRQKTMDFSVACTQPRKKGLCPIHFCHKCLLNRYGENAEDMTKEAGWTCPKCRGICNCSFCRKKKGETPTGILAHAAKASGHSSVHDLLIKGSDMVVAAQTLSSLPKKIKKEHKEGNIKKVPGTGDATDGLLTEGDENTNTDLNAFPSVPTNKELKKIKKERKKGNIKKALGTDDGTDGLLAEGGENARTDLNAVPSVHTDKELKKIKKERKKGNIKRALGTDDGTDGLLAQGDDNTGTDLNALPPVPISKKLKKGNRMVNDMTADEKCPVEIKGELHIRNESTDVPETKIELPIGTPVTDIAGAELEVDDVGSALQFHEFCRTFAEVLKIRKGQPEKILQVITGGGRIGREVPSVVADLHISLLSVIQEDREENPSDYSRNGDAWIIDTGKYISESTVISKELPLDCLSQGVLGYKKLSPSLKLHVLNFLCDEALSTTTLKNWVLKQHESATERKVAAREKFRAVKEKEKELKEKLTIKMAKPRFLRNGAEINSLVSQIKEAYADKKAVIDEEKLGGLVRKKPVRIDEGVAYWKLDGYCDKTAIMRQEFDATENTDKWFMFTEEEEKVIKGHVAPRPQLKRKNKKHTLAGHNALPISSSMKTQTPVSAV